In the genome of Carassius carassius chromosome 47, fCarCar2.1, whole genome shotgun sequence, one region contains:
- the LOC132130097 gene encoding transcription initiation factor TFIID subunit 9-like: protein MASPKTVPKDAQVMMQILKDMGITEYEPRVINQMLEFTYRYVTTIIEDAKIYSTHAKKSTVDADDIKLAIQCRVDQSFISPPPRDFLLDIARQKNQTPLPLIKPYTGPRLPPDRYCLTAPNYRLKSLQKKVSSSAGRITVPRLSVGAVSSRPSTPTLGTPSVQTVGTKVGTPVSLTGQRFTVQIPSSQAASVKSATPTTPTVQNVLINPSLIGSKNILITTNMVSQNSSGDATSLKRKHEDEDDYDAL from the exons ATGGCGTCTCCGAAAACAGTGCCTAAAGATGCCCAG GTTATGATGCAGATTCTTAAAGACATGGGAATCACAGAGTACGAGCCCAGAGTGATCAATCAAATGCTGGAGTTTACGTACA GATACGTAACAACTATAATTGAAGATGCAAAAATATACTCCACCCATGCCAAGAAGTCTACTGTGGATGCAGATGATATAAAGTTAGCAATCCAGTGTCGAGTGGATCAGTCATTCATATCTCCTCCACCACGAGAT TTTCTGTTGGACATTGCAAGGCAGAAGAACCAAACTCCTTTGCCCCTGATCAAACCATACACAGGTCCACGACTTCCACCAGACCGCTACTGTCTCACCGCACCAAACTACAGACTTAAGTCCTTGCAGAAAAAg GTGTCTTCGTCTGCGGGCAGGATAACAGTGCCACGGTTAAGTGTGGGGGCAGTGTCCAGTAGACCAAGCACTCCAACTCTTG GAACACCATCAGTGCAGACAGTGGGGACAAAAGTGGGGACGCCTGTGTCACTGACCGGCCAGCGCTTTACAGTTCAGATTCCCTCTTCGCAGGCTGCCTCGGTCAAATCAG CTACTCCTACCACTCCCACAGTTCAAAATGTCCTCATCAATCCCTCTCTCATTGGCTCCAAGAACATCCTCATTACTACTAATATGGTGTCGCAGAATTCATCTGGTGACGCTACCTCTCTTAAGAGGAAGCATGAAGATGAGGATGACTATGATGCTTTATGA